Proteins encoded together in one Lathyrus oleraceus cultivar Zhongwan6 chromosome 5, CAAS_Psat_ZW6_1.0, whole genome shotgun sequence window:
- the LOC127081159 gene encoding uncharacterized protein LOC127081159, with protein sequence MHSNQKLLMDQWEKTQAVIREDMTTMKAHMGQLVEAIQALARGKEEMCQANLRASTANSSVVTIPVNPLEGAGTPVVTQPPPETGPEYQNVASTFNIPINERVQPEIDDHRDAFFTTWADLVYDAFGPSPADLKRRFCMMEDKLKAIEGPDTFGLDAADMCLVQGVKIPLKFKVPNFEKYQGVTCPKTHIRAFCRKMVAYSDDEKLLMHFFQDSLSGASPEWYMQLERMHIRTWRELAEAFLKQYQYNSDMAPNRTRLQSLAQKPEESFKEYTQHLRDLAARVQPLLLEKEL encoded by the coding sequence ATGCACAGTAATCAAAAGCTTCTCATGGATCAGTGGGAGAAAACACAAGCTGTTATAAGGGAAGATATGACCACTATGAAAGCCCATATGGGTCAACTTGTTGAAGCCATACAAGCTTTGGCTAGAGGGAAAGAGGAAATGTGTCAGGCTAATTTGAGAGCTTCCACTGCCAACTCTTCTGTTGTGACAATACCAGTTAATCCCCTAGAAGGAGCCGGTACACCTGTCGTAACTCAACCACCTCCCGAGACAGGCCCAGAGTATCAAAATGTTGCTTCGACATTCAACATCCCTATCAATGAGAGAGTTCAACCTGAGATTGACGATCATCGGGATGCTTTCTTCACTACATGGGCTGATTTAGTATATGATGCTTTTGGTCCTTCTCCTGCTGACCTCAAACGAAGATTTTGTATGATGGAGGATAAATTAAAGGCAATAGAGGGTCCCGATACTTTTGGTTTAGATGCCGCCGACATGTGCCTAGTGCAAGGCGTGAAAATTCCTCTGAAGTTCAAGGTTCCAAACTTTGAAAAATATCAAGGGGTCACCTGCCCGAAGACTCACATCCGAGCTTTTTGCAGAAAGATGGTTGCTTATTCTGATGACGAGAAACTCTTAATGCactttttccaggacagtctTAGTGGGGCTTCTCCGGAATGGTATATGCAGCTTGAGCGCATGCATATACGAACTTGGAGGGAACTTGCTGAAGCCTTCCtaaagcagtatcagtataattCAGACATGGCTCCTAATCGGACTCGGCTCCAAAGTCTTGCTCAGAAGCCAGAAGAATCATTCAAAGAATACACCCAACATTTGAGGGATTTAGCCGCCAGGGTTCAACCTCTTCTTCTTGAAAAGGAACTGTAG